One Cryptomeria japonica chromosome 9, Sugi_1.0, whole genome shotgun sequence genomic window carries:
- the LOC131062766 gene encoding VQ motif-containing protein 9: MGAENNSRLAVSRSSNKITKKTPAMARPAPKLYNIHPSGFRDLVQELTGNSFEPETFQTAPPLAPPAPTLNGRLQKFAPPPLSSDTTSAFPSLASPLKLDLLTPSPVRGMFSPLTAFTPMEWTWLEERSPVSLEYRELAASLIEKAEEEPVTTALSPTAFRQESNLRPPVSSSNGWGSPMSSSYFLYSPRCGNLSPTFGLPSPGSFAGFDLETI; this comes from the coding sequence ATGGGCGCGGAGAATAATAGCAGGCTTGCCGTGAGCAGGTCGTCGAACAAAATAACGAAGAAGACGCCGGCCATGGCCAGACCAGCTCCAAAGCTTTATAATATTCATCCATCTGGATTTCGTGACCTAGTTCAGGAGCTCACCGGGAACAGTTTCGAACCCGAGACCTTCCAGACAGCGCCACCGTTGGCGCCTCCGGCGCCTACTTTAAACGGCCGTTTGCAGAAATTTGCGCCTCCACCGCTCAGCTCAGACACAACCTCTGCTTTTCCTTCGCTGGCTTCGCCATTAAAGCTCGATTTGTTGACGCCGTCGCCTGTGCGTGGAATGTTCTCGCCATTAACGGCGTTTACGCCGATGGAATGGACATGGCTGGAGGAGAGATCGCCTGTGAGCCTGGAGTACAGGGAGCTGGCGGCGAGCCTTATTGAAAAGGCAGAAGAAGAGCCTGTAACGACTGCTCTTTCTCCTACTGCGTTTCGCCAGGAGTCGAACCTGAGACCTCCCGTTAGTTCAAGCAACGGCTGGGGTTCGCCTATGTCGTCTTCGTATTTTCTGTACAGTCCGAGATGTGGAAATTTGTCGCCGACCTTTGGGCTTCCCAGCCCGGGGAGCTTTGCGGGGTTCGATCTCGAGACCATCTAG